Below is a genomic region from Pseudomonas sp. JQ170C.
GAGCCCCACATATAGGGGAACGCGTATTTGTTGCCCGGGTCACTGGCATCACCAACGGCCTTGAGCAGGTCTTCGTCGAGGTTTTTCCAGTTCGGCAACTTGGAACGGTCCAGTTCCTGATAAACGCCCGCCTTGATTTGCTTGGCCAGGAAGTTGTTGGACGGTACGACCACGTCGTAACCGGACTTGCCCGCCAGCAACTTGGCTTCCAGGGTTTCGTTGCTGTCGAAGACGTCGTAGACAACCTTGATACCCGACTGTTTTTCAAACTTGGCGACGGTATCCGGTGCGATGTAATCGGACCAGTTGTAAACGTGCAGCACTTTGTCATCCGCGTGAACAGCACTGGCCATGGCGCCCATCAGGGACACAGCCAACAACGTCTTGCCCAATTTCTTCATGCGTAATGCTCCAGAATTTTTTATTAAGCCATCTGTTCAGCGGCCGGCTCTACGGCGCAAGCACTGGGCGACTGAAACAGTCGCTAGTCTGGCAAGTTCCAAGGCGCTCTTTCAACAAAAGAGCGCCTTGAATCACGATGATGCCATTACGCTAGCCTAGCACTTGGCTATTTCAGCGCTTCGAGCGTCAAGTCCAGGCATTTGCGTGCCTTTTCAACCAACTCGTCGATCTCTTCGCGGCTGATGACCAGCGGTGGTGCGATGATCATGGTGTCGCCCACGGCGCGCATGATCAGACCGTTGTCGAAGCAGTGCTGGCGGCAGATCATGCCGGCGCCCTGGCCTTCGTAGCGGGTGCGGGTTGCCTTGTCCTTGACCAGCTCGATTGCACCGAGCATGCCCAGGCCGCGCACTTCGCCCACCAACGGGTGATCGTTCAGCTCGCGCAGACGTTTTTGCAAATACGGTGCCGTTTCTTCCTGGACACGCTCGATAATTTTCTCGTCGCGCAGGATTCGCAGGTTTTCCAGGCCCACCGCAGCGGCCACCGGGTGACCGGAGTAGGTGAAGCCGTGGTTGAAGTCGCCGCCTTCGCTGACCACTTTGGCCACTTCGTCACGAACGATCACACCTCCCATCGGGATGTAACCGGAGGTCAGGCCCTTGGCGATGGTCATCAGGTCAGGCTTGAGGTCGTAGTAGTCGGAGCCGAACCACTCACCGGTACGTCCGAAGCCACAGATCACTTCGTCGGCGATGAACAGGATGTCGTACTTCGCCAGGATTTCCTTGATCTTCGGCCAGTAGGTTTCTGGCGGAATGATCACCCCGCCCGCGCCCTGGATCGGCTCGGCGATAAAGGCGGCGACGTTATCTTCACCGACTTCGAGGATTTTCTTTTCCAGCTGCTCGGCCGCCCATACGCCGAACTCGTCCGGGGTCATGTCGCCGCCTTCACCGAACCAGTACGGCTGCGGAATGTGCACGATGCCCGGAATCATGCCGCCCTGGGCGTGCATGCCGCTCATGCCACCCAGGCTCGCGCCGGCCACGGTCGAACCGTGGTAGCCGTTGACCCGGCCGATGATCACTTGCTTTTGTGGCTTGCCCTTGATCGCCCAGTAGTGGCGGACCATGCGCAGGATGGTGTCGTTGCCTTCGGAGCCGGAGCCGGTGAAGAACACGTGGGTCATGCCTTCTGGCGCGACGTCAGAGACCGCCTTGGCCAGTTCCAGTGCCGGTGGGTGGGCCGTCTGGAAGAACAGGTTGTAGTACGGCAGCTCGCGCATCTGCTTTGCAGCGACTTGCACCAGTTCTTCACGACCGTAGCCAACGGCGACACACCACAGGCCCGCCATGCCGTCGAGGATCTTGTTGCCCTCGCTGTCCCACAAGTGAACACCTTCAGCCTTTGTGATGATGCGCGGGCCCTTCTCTTTCAGCTGTTTGTAGTCGCTGAAAGGCGCCAGGTGATGATCACGGCTCAGGTCTTGCCACTCGCGGGTTTGCGGGTTGTTGACACTCATGTGCTTCTCCGTTTTCTGACGGCCGCGATCCTGCGGCTCCGGGTTGATCAGACCGCAAACAGCAGGAACTCACGTTCCCAGGAGCTGATTACGCGTTTGAAGTTTTCATGTTCGGCGCGCTTGGTGGCGACGTAGCCGGTGATGAATTTCTTGCCCAGGTACGGCTCCAGGGCCTGGCAGTTTTCCATGCGCTCCAGCGCATCCTCGATGGTCAGCGGCAGGCGCAGGTTGCGCCGCTCATAACCACGGCCCTGCACGGGCGCACTTGGCT
It encodes:
- a CDS encoding aspartate aminotransferase family protein; amino-acid sequence: MSVNNPQTREWQDLSRDHHLAPFSDYKQLKEKGPRIITKAEGVHLWDSEGNKILDGMAGLWCVAVGYGREELVQVAAKQMRELPYYNLFFQTAHPPALELAKAVSDVAPEGMTHVFFTGSGSEGNDTILRMVRHYWAIKGKPQKQVIIGRVNGYHGSTVAGASLGGMSGMHAQGGMIPGIVHIPQPYWFGEGGDMTPDEFGVWAAEQLEKKILEVGEDNVAAFIAEPIQGAGGVIIPPETYWPKIKEILAKYDILFIADEVICGFGRTGEWFGSDYYDLKPDLMTIAKGLTSGYIPMGGVIVRDEVAKVVSEGGDFNHGFTYSGHPVAAAVGLENLRILRDEKIIERVQEETAPYLQKRLRELNDHPLVGEVRGLGMLGAIELVKDKATRTRYEGQGAGMICRQHCFDNGLIMRAVGDTMIIAPPLVISREEIDELVEKARKCLDLTLEALK